The following are encoded in a window of Thalassotalea insulae genomic DNA:
- a CDS encoding sterol desaturase family protein has product MGFILAAIPFFLLAIAIELWFDKRRATGYYQFNDAINSLQLGTLSRIIGLLKAAIPFSLYTLIYQNYALWQLPESSLLVWLFAFIAYDLGYYWVHRLSHRINVMWASHVVHHSSEEYNLTTALRQTSTPALFAWAILLPLAFFGISPMLLISCGALNLIYQFWVHTRHIDKMPAWFEAIMVTPSHHRVHHALNRDYIDKNYAGVFILWDKLFGSFQAEKDNINIVYGVSHQLKSWNPIWANFKVYRDLLTDTLNTQNWRDKFQLWFRPPGWRPQDVTDTHPRPWVTTKSLIKYDNQLSYMSKAYILFQFVITIALSFFLLLSASNFSLLTNVLLCGIAMFCLFATSTLQEQKPASFLFETLRIILVSSTVAYFSPAEIQGTVGVVTLCYCLISLMGLLILKRKQQRQTLSLAPTQSLANEAEN; this is encoded by the coding sequence ATGGGATTTATTCTCGCGGCGATTCCATTTTTTCTGCTCGCTATAGCTATTGAACTATGGTTCGATAAACGCCGCGCCACTGGTTATTACCAGTTCAATGATGCAATAAACTCACTGCAGCTCGGCACCTTAAGTAGAATCATAGGCCTATTAAAAGCAGCGATTCCTTTTTCCCTCTATACCCTGATTTATCAAAACTATGCACTATGGCAATTACCTGAATCATCGCTATTAGTCTGGCTATTTGCCTTTATCGCCTATGACCTGGGATATTATTGGGTGCATAGATTAAGCCATCGCATAAATGTGATGTGGGCCTCTCACGTCGTGCATCATTCCAGTGAAGAATACAATTTAACTACTGCACTGAGGCAAACTAGTACGCCCGCACTGTTTGCCTGGGCGATATTATTACCACTGGCATTTTTCGGTATCAGCCCTATGCTGCTTATTAGCTGTGGCGCGCTAAATTTGATTTACCAATTCTGGGTCCATACCCGTCATATCGACAAAATGCCAGCCTGGTTTGAAGCCATTATGGTGACGCCGAGCCACCACAGAGTGCATCATGCATTAAATCGCGATTATATCGACAAAAACTACGCTGGGGTATTTATCCTCTGGGACAAGCTGTTTGGTTCGTTCCAGGCAGAAAAAGACAATATCAATATTGTTTATGGTGTTAGTCATCAGTTAAAAAGCTGGAATCCAATTTGGGCAAATTTTAAAGTCTATCGCGATCTGCTCACTGATACCTTAAATACCCAAAATTGGCGCGATAAATTTCAACTTTGGTTCAGACCACCAGGATGGCGACCACAAGATGTCACCGATACACATCCTCGCCCTTGGGTGACTACCAAATCATTAATCAAATATGACAACCAGCTTAGTTACATGAGCAAAGCTTATATCTTGTTTCAGTTCGTTATCACTATCGCGTTATCATTTTTTTTATTACTCAGTGCTAGTAACTTTAGCCTGCTAACTAACGTACTACTGTGCGGTATTGCAATGTTCTGTCTCTTTGCCACCAGCACATTACAAGAACAAAAACCAGCGAGTTTTTTATTTGAAACGCTACGCATTATTTTAGTTTCGTCAACGGTAGCCTATTTTTCGCCTGCAGAGATACAAGGCACTGTAGGCGTGGTCACGCTTTGCTACTGTTTAATAAGTCTGATGGGTTTACTTATCTTAAAACGCAAGCAGCAACGACAAACACTTTCATTAGCACCAACTCAGTCGCTCGCAAACGAAGCCGAAAACTAA
- a CDS encoding carbohydrate kinase family protein — translation MFSLLSFGEALVDFLPDNIEATSYTPLAGGAPANVAVAFAKLGGNSYFAGGISTDNFGTMLMQQLTEYGVNTSFVSQISDAISAIVLVGLDQTGERSFNFYRHHTADTQYTSADIANINWRDIGVFHFCSNTLTDETMYQNTLCAIKAAKSQNALISFDVNLRQQLWDDLTLLPARVSACIEKSDIIKLSKDEAQYLAQLQQLNIEQYTSQLLAQGVKLVVITDGANAVQFISPSFAGQQKVPEIKALDTTAAGDSFIASLLFYLTQYAGSNAIRVIQTIEKQALVTAAVKFASQCGALTCQRKGAFTALPLITEL, via the coding sequence ATGTTTTCATTACTCAGTTTTGGTGAAGCCTTAGTAGATTTTCTGCCAGACAACATTGAAGCAACAAGCTATACCCCTTTAGCAGGAGGCGCGCCAGCCAATGTGGCTGTAGCCTTTGCTAAACTCGGCGGTAATAGCTACTTTGCGGGCGGTATTAGCACCGATAATTTTGGCACTATGCTGATGCAGCAGCTGACTGAATATGGCGTCAACACTTCGTTTGTGAGTCAGATTAGTGATGCCATTAGCGCTATTGTGTTGGTCGGTTTAGATCAAACAGGCGAGCGTTCATTTAACTTTTATCGCCACCACACTGCAGACACTCAATATACATCAGCAGATATTGCTAACATCAACTGGCGCGATATTGGCGTATTTCATTTTTGCTCAAATACGCTGACCGATGAAACTATGTATCAAAATACCCTTTGCGCAATAAAAGCCGCTAAGAGCCAAAATGCCTTAATCAGTTTTGATGTTAATTTACGCCAGCAACTATGGGACGATCTGACCCTGCTACCAGCCAGAGTCAGCGCCTGTATCGAAAAAAGTGACATCATCAAATTAAGCAAGGACGAAGCGCAATATTTAGCACAATTGCAACAACTAAATATTGAGCAATACACCAGTCAGTTGCTTGCTCAAGGCGTAAAGCTGGTTGTTATTACTGATGGCGCTAATGCCGTTCAGTTCATTAGCCCGAGTTTTGCCGGCCAGCAAAAGGTTCCTGAAATTAAGGCGCTAGATACCACCGCCGCAGGTGACAGCTTTATTGCCAGCTTACTCTTTTATCTCACCCAATATGCCGGCAGTAACGCCATTCGTGTGATCCAGACAATTGAAAAGCAAGCACTGGTCACTGCAGCAGTAAAATTTGCCAGCCAATGTGGCGCGCTGACTTGTCAGCGAAAAGGAGCGTTTACCGCCCTTCCCTTGATCACTGAATTATAA
- the pgi gene encoding glucose-6-phosphate isomerase, protein MQPRETLASWQQLLTHAQQMKHQHMNALFAKDSERFDKFSIKLPSILLDYSKNLITEKSISLLIQLAQECQVEQWRERMFKGERINSTENRAVLHTALRDKTQSAIFVNGKNISQDIKQTLDRIKSISEDIRRGLWLGFSGKRITDVVNIGVGGSNLGPQMVTEALKRFSDDSVNLHYVSNVDGTQIAEVLRPLNPENVLFIISSKTFTTTETILNAKTAMKWLTAASFDQTAIAKHFIAVSANKENALKFGIAAENIFEIWDWVGGRFSLWSAIGLPIAIQLGFEHFEELLAGAYEIDCHFRQTPLTQNVPVILALLSIWNCTFLEAQSQAILPYDQSLHMLSAYLQQAEMESNGKSVNWSGETINYPTVPSIWGALGINGQHAFYQYLHQSNNIVPADFIGSVASVTPVQGHHETLMANFFAQTQALMQGVDEQQVRADLKAKGRCSKYIDKVAPHKVHQGNRPTNTLLMNQISPYSLGSLIAIYEHKIFVQGIILQICSFDQWGVELGKGLANKIEHQLRNQQVDENNDSSTYQLIKHYHQVKSKT, encoded by the coding sequence ATGCAACCGAGAGAAACATTAGCCAGCTGGCAACAACTGCTCACTCACGCACAGCAAATGAAACACCAGCATATGAACGCGCTATTTGCTAAAGACAGTGAACGCTTTGACAAATTTTCCATAAAGTTACCCTCTATACTGTTGGACTATTCCAAAAACCTGATCACAGAAAAAAGCATTTCGCTGCTGATACAATTGGCGCAAGAATGTCAGGTCGAACAATGGCGAGAACGAATGTTCAAAGGTGAGCGTATCAATAGCACGGAGAATCGCGCGGTATTACATACAGCACTTAGAGACAAAACTCAGTCTGCCATTTTTGTTAATGGTAAAAATATTTCACAAGATATAAAACAGACACTAGATAGAATAAAAAGTATCAGTGAAGATATTCGTCGAGGTTTATGGCTAGGTTTTTCTGGCAAACGTATTACAGACGTCGTTAATATTGGTGTCGGAGGCTCAAATCTTGGCCCGCAAATGGTCACCGAAGCATTGAAGCGATTTAGTGATGATAGCGTAAATCTGCACTATGTTTCTAATGTCGATGGCACGCAAATCGCTGAAGTATTACGCCCGTTAAACCCGGAAAATGTGCTGTTTATAATCTCCAGTAAAACATTCACCACCACGGAAACCATACTCAATGCGAAAACTGCGATGAAGTGGTTAACCGCAGCATCATTCGATCAAACTGCCATTGCCAAACATTTTATCGCCGTTTCAGCCAATAAAGAAAATGCCCTCAAATTTGGCATTGCAGCAGAGAATATTTTCGAAATCTGGGACTGGGTCGGCGGTCGATTTTCCCTTTGGTCTGCCATCGGCTTACCAATTGCAATTCAGTTAGGTTTTGAGCACTTTGAAGAACTACTTGCAGGGGCTTATGAAATCGACTGTCATTTTCGCCAAACACCATTAACTCAAAATGTCCCGGTTATTTTAGCCCTGCTAAGCATTTGGAATTGCACTTTTCTAGAAGCTCAGTCGCAAGCCATTTTACCTTATGATCAGTCGTTACATATGCTATCGGCATACCTACAGCAAGCAGAAATGGAAAGTAACGGAAAATCTGTCAACTGGTCTGGTGAAACCATTAACTATCCAACCGTGCCCTCCATTTGGGGAGCGTTAGGGATCAACGGGCAACATGCGTTTTATCAATACTTGCATCAAAGTAATAATATCGTTCCGGCAGATTTTATTGGCTCGGTAGCCAGTGTGACACCCGTGCAAGGGCATCATGAAACCTTAATGGCCAACTTTTTCGCCCAAACCCAAGCACTAATGCAAGGAGTTGATGAACAGCAAGTGCGGGCAGATTTGAAAGCGAAAGGACGCTGTTCAAAATACATAGATAAAGTCGCCCCCCATAAAGTGCATCAAGGTAATCGCCCAACCAACACCTTGCTTATGAATCAAATTAGCCCTTATTCCTTAGGCAGTTTAATTGCAATTTACGAACACAAAATATTTGTCCAAGGGATCATTTTGCAAATTTGTTCGTTTGATCAATGGGGAGTAGAACTTGGTAAAGGGCTGGCAAATAAAATCGAACATCAATTACGTAATCAGCAAGTGGATGAAAATAATGATAGTTCGACTTATCAATTAATTAAGCATTATCACCAAGTAAAATCAAAAACTTAA
- the amrA gene encoding AmmeMemoRadiSam system protein A has protein sequence MPVSCSIELEPAAVETLKELVVKVLQNAVVDQHFILPAAPVNQSLQQPAASFVTLYLNEQLRGCIGSLEASRPLWHDVCHNAYSSAFNDSRFPPLRAEEVNQLSFDIAVLSAPENMANQGEQQLSNELVPQRDGLILEQGEHKAVFLPSVWQKLSNPRDFINALKQKAGWSIDYWQPNIEISRFTTKVIHGEVHCQ, from the coding sequence ATGCCAGTTTCGTGCTCTATTGAGTTAGAGCCAGCGGCAGTTGAGACTCTAAAGGAGTTAGTGGTGAAAGTATTGCAAAATGCAGTGGTTGATCAGCACTTTATTTTGCCAGCCGCGCCGGTTAATCAAAGCTTGCAGCAGCCAGCAGCAAGCTTTGTTACCTTGTATTTAAATGAGCAATTACGAGGTTGTATTGGCTCATTAGAGGCCAGCAGACCATTGTGGCATGATGTCTGTCATAATGCTTATAGCAGCGCCTTTAATGATAGTCGTTTTCCCCCCCTACGCGCTGAAGAAGTCAATCAACTAAGCTTTGATATTGCTGTGTTATCTGCTCCAGAAAACATGGCAAATCAGGGGGAACAACAGCTGAGCAACGAGTTAGTGCCACAGCGTGATGGTTTGATCCTCGAACAAGGTGAGCATAAAGCTGTATTTTTGCCTTCTGTGTGGCAGAAATTATCAAATCCAAGAGATTTCATTAATGCTCTGAAACAAAAGGCTGGCTGGAGTATAGATTACTGGCAGCCAAATATTGAAATCTCTCGGTTCACCACTAAGGTGATTCATGGTGAAGTGCATTGCCAATAA
- a CDS encoding TonB-dependent receptor, translated as MDKHQFLSARLRPSLLTITILSALQVQADELADNVKKSDIEVIQVSAQHRVENIQDVPIAISAFSDDSLEKLNAENINDLGLFTPGLETNNATATQTTFNIRGITTNDFGIGLDPAVAVYIDGVYVGRRGTSNLNFNDIARVEVLKGPQGTLFGRNSAAGAINIITKLPEEENTGSLQLTAGNYGKLKAATTYNLALSDDLFWRVSGVKNHRDGYVDVIHQQEDIGDNNDWSLTSSLLWQASPNLTANLRFDVSNIDQDSRPAATLNPAFGPGDPFGSVATDVEDNNEKRKAKGASLELNYDFANMRFTSISAYREFTRYNSMEDDGSAFDRAYFHSILDEDQQQLSQEFRLTGYSDKLKWTLGATYFDEDISQDTYANFLFQSIDGFALTSAGMNPAEIPNVMPGLGMAGFFMQLLPPQLINEIASQTVFTPEQIYGVIAFNNYGKPFNELTRNRNQTTSYAAYADATYSVNEQFNLTLGLRYSVDKKTFNINTAYQNEINIGLLDYPGIPVGFAFANPTDSEQKDDWSKLTPRIVVDYQWTDDLMTYASYAEGFKSGGFNTLGMAPPVAEETVKNSELGMKSFWLDGDLKLNLSVFSYQYTDLQQHELDGPAGTIPTYNLRNVDAEGRGYEIEAEWQASDNLLLSVNYGLLDTEYTHWGLFPWENEQDLNESKVGESISGMPKHNIYLAADYYHYWSQHTLAVHLDHTYTSERQTDIDGPSIPVLPYDPATVKGLTADNRIDAYGITNAHISVIDNDENYRVSFYVENLFDKEYLLAIGGQAMAVGSPIANRGLPRMYGVSVTMNF; from the coding sequence ATGGACAAGCACCAATTTCTATCAGCTAGGCTGCGCCCGAGCCTGCTGACTATTACAATATTAAGCGCATTACAGGTTCAGGCCGATGAACTCGCTGACAACGTAAAAAAATCCGACATTGAAGTGATCCAAGTTAGTGCCCAACACAGAGTTGAAAATATCCAAGACGTCCCCATTGCCATTAGCGCATTTTCAGATGATAGCTTGGAAAAACTAAACGCCGAAAATATCAATGATCTTGGGCTGTTTACCCCGGGACTAGAAACCAATAATGCCACAGCCACTCAAACTACTTTTAATATTCGCGGTATTACTACCAATGATTTTGGTATTGGTTTAGATCCGGCAGTCGCCGTTTATATTGATGGCGTTTATGTTGGACGACGTGGTACCTCTAACCTTAATTTTAACGATATTGCCCGAGTGGAAGTATTAAAAGGCCCGCAAGGTACCTTATTTGGCCGTAATTCCGCCGCAGGTGCCATCAATATCATTACCAAGTTACCGGAAGAAGAAAATACCGGTTCATTACAATTAACGGCTGGCAACTATGGAAAATTAAAAGCCGCCACCACCTATAACCTAGCATTATCAGACGACTTATTCTGGCGAGTCAGCGGGGTTAAAAATCACCGCGATGGCTATGTCGATGTTATTCATCAGCAGGAGGACATTGGCGATAACAATGACTGGTCGCTAACCAGCAGTTTGCTATGGCAGGCCAGTCCTAACTTAACCGCCAACTTGCGCTTTGATGTATCGAATATCGATCAGGACTCAAGACCTGCAGCGACATTAAACCCGGCATTTGGCCCTGGCGATCCATTTGGCAGTGTTGCCACCGACGTTGAAGATAATAACGAAAAGCGCAAAGCGAAAGGCGCTTCATTAGAACTTAACTATGATTTTGCCAATATGCGGTTTACCTCGATTAGCGCCTATCGCGAATTTACCCGCTATAACTCAATGGAAGATGATGGCAGCGCTTTTGATCGCGCCTATTTCCACAGTATCTTAGATGAAGATCAGCAGCAATTAAGCCAGGAATTTCGCCTGACCGGTTACAGCGATAAGCTGAAATGGACACTAGGCGCAACTTATTTCGATGAAGATATCTCTCAAGATACTTATGCTAACTTTCTGTTTCAGTCAATTGACGGCTTTGCCCTGACCAGTGCAGGCATGAATCCGGCAGAAATTCCTAACGTTATGCCAGGTTTAGGTATGGCAGGCTTTTTCATGCAGCTGCTGCCACCTCAGCTAATTAATGAAATCGCCAGTCAAACGGTATTCACCCCGGAGCAAATTTATGGCGTTATTGCCTTTAATAACTATGGCAAGCCATTTAACGAATTAACTCGTAACCGTAACCAAACCACTAGTTATGCCGCCTATGCCGATGCCACCTACAGCGTTAATGAACAGTTCAATCTAACCTTAGGCCTACGTTATAGCGTTGATAAGAAAACGTTTAACATTAATACTGCTTATCAAAACGAAATCAATATTGGCTTACTTGACTACCCGGGCATTCCGGTAGGATTCGCTTTTGCCAACCCTACCGACAGTGAACAAAAAGATGACTGGAGTAAACTAACGCCACGTATCGTCGTCGATTATCAATGGACAGACGACTTAATGACCTATGCCAGTTATGCCGAAGGCTTTAAATCCGGCGGCTTTAATACCTTAGGCATGGCACCACCGGTAGCTGAAGAAACCGTTAAAAATAGTGAGCTCGGGATGAAGTCTTTCTGGCTCGACGGCGACTTAAAACTCAACCTCTCGGTATTTAGCTACCAATACACTGATTTACAGCAGCATGAATTAGATGGCCCGGCTGGCACTATCCCTACCTATAATTTACGAAATGTTGATGCAGAAGGTCGGGGCTATGAAATTGAAGCAGAATGGCAAGCCAGTGATAACTTGTTGCTTTCTGTTAATTATGGCCTGCTCGATACCGAATATACCCATTGGGGATTATTTCCCTGGGAAAATGAGCAAGACTTAAATGAGTCAAAAGTCGGCGAGTCAATTTCCGGCATGCCAAAACATAATATATATCTTGCCGCCGATTATTATCACTACTGGTCGCAGCATACCCTAGCCGTTCACCTTGATCACACTTATACCAGTGAGCGCCAAACCGATATCGACGGCCCATCGATTCCTGTCTTGCCGTATGATCCTGCCACGGTAAAAGGCTTAACTGCCGATAACCGCATTGACGCTTACGGCATCACCAATGCCCATATCAGCGTGATTGATAACGATGAAAACTATCGTGTCAGTTTTTATGTCGAAAACCTGTTTGACAAAGAATATCTGCTGGCAATCGGCGGTCAGGCAATGGCTGTGGGCTCACCAATAGCAAACCGCGGTCTGCCAAGGATGTATGGTGTTAGCGTTACCATGAATTTTTAA
- the amrB gene encoding AmmeMemoRadiSam system protein B yields the protein MKYRQPAVAGKFYPLSAVELRHQLASFFAEHSPVNFIPKALIVPHAGYFYSGAIAAKAYQLLENHECEFRRIALLGPSHHIALHTCAVPEDDLFITPLGEITIDKAAIEQLLALGLATSSDSAHHWEHSLEVQLPFLQYCLDDFTLVPLVVGQCSPQQVMQLIAYLRREQNTLVVVSSDLSHYHPYAEAKIIDQQTCQQIEQYQTPLIAEQACGCHAINGLLTYAERENWQIDPVIYANSGDVLAAHQGTEVDNEQEVVGYASFVLY from the coding sequence ATGAAATATCGTCAGCCTGCGGTGGCTGGGAAGTTTTATCCGCTATCGGCCGTTGAATTAAGGCATCAGTTAGCCAGTTTCTTTGCTGAGCATTCACCAGTTAATTTTATCCCTAAGGCACTAATAGTCCCGCATGCCGGATATTTCTATTCCGGAGCTATTGCAGCCAAAGCGTATCAGTTACTGGAGAATCATGAATGTGAATTTCGGCGCATAGCGCTATTGGGGCCTAGTCATCACATTGCCTTACATACATGCGCCGTGCCAGAAGATGATTTATTTATTACCCCCTTAGGTGAAATTACTATTGATAAAGCGGCGATAGAACAATTATTGGCGTTGGGGTTAGCGACTAGCTCAGACAGCGCTCACCATTGGGAACATTCGCTGGAAGTGCAGTTACCATTTTTACAGTATTGCCTTGATGATTTTACCTTGGTACCTCTAGTAGTGGGGCAATGCTCTCCACAGCAGGTGATGCAATTGATAGCCTACTTAAGGCGAGAGCAAAATACTTTGGTCGTAGTGAGTAGTGATTTGAGTCATTACCATCCGTATGCAGAAGCAAAAATTATTGATCAACAAACTTGTCAGCAGATTGAGCAATATCAGACGCCATTAATTGCCGAACAAGCTTGTGGCTGTCATGCGATTAATGGTTTATTAACTTATGCTGAGCGGGAAAACTGGCAGATTGATCCGGTAATCTATGCAAATTCCGGCGATGTGTTAGCTGCACATCAGGGCACTGAAGTTGACAATGAACAAGAGGTGGTTGGCTATGCCAGTTTCGTGCTCTATTGA
- the amrS gene encoding AmmeMemoRadiSam system radical SAM enzyme, with translation MTRTTPDIFPTQYWHKIDDGRVCCDVCPRKCTLRADKRGACFVRMHKDGEIVLTSYGRSSGFCIDPIEKKPLNHFYPGSSVLSFGTAGCNLSCQFCQNWDMSKSREIDTLCDTAMPEQLAKAAARYGCQSLAFTYNDPVVFLEYAIDTAQAGHELGIFSVAVSAGYVCEQPRELFYHHMDAANIDLKGFSERFYHKICHGQLAPVLETLVYIKHHTQVWLEITTLLIPDENDSDQELHSMCQWLAENLGPDVPLHFTAFHPDFKMLNKAKTPLATLLRAREIALSYGLHYVYCGNVHHSDSDSTYCPNCHHKVIERDWYQLGDYHLNAHGHCQHCGYPLAGVFAPTPGDFGARRIAVRLADN, from the coding sequence ATGACACGCACAACACCGGACATTTTTCCAACTCAATATTGGCACAAGATCGACGATGGCAGAGTGTGCTGTGACGTTTGCCCACGCAAATGTACCCTCAGGGCCGACAAACGCGGCGCCTGTTTTGTTCGTATGCATAAGGACGGTGAAATAGTACTGACCAGCTATGGTCGTTCCTCTGGTTTTTGCATTGATCCTATTGAAAAAAAACCGCTCAACCACTTCTATCCTGGCTCTAGCGTATTAAGTTTTGGCACTGCCGGATGCAACTTAAGCTGCCAGTTTTGTCAAAACTGGGACATGAGTAAATCACGCGAAATAGACACCCTTTGTGATACCGCCATGCCAGAACAATTAGCAAAAGCAGCGGCCCGATATGGCTGCCAGAGTCTGGCGTTTACCTATAACGACCCGGTAGTTTTTCTGGAATATGCAATCGATACCGCACAAGCCGGCCATGAACTCGGCATTTTTAGTGTCGCAGTCAGTGCCGGTTATGTTTGTGAACAGCCAAGAGAGTTATTTTACCACCACATGGATGCTGCCAATATCGATTTAAAAGGCTTTAGCGAGCGTTTTTATCATAAAATATGTCATGGCCAGTTAGCACCGGTATTGGAAACTCTTGTTTATATCAAGCATCACACTCAGGTCTGGCTGGAAATCACTACACTGTTGATCCCAGACGAAAACGACAGCGATCAGGAACTACACAGCATGTGCCAATGGCTGGCTGAAAACCTAGGACCGGATGTACCATTACACTTCACTGCCTTTCATCCGGACTTTAAAATGCTGAATAAAGCAAAAACCCCGCTCGCTACCTTATTAAGAGCAAGAGAAATTGCCCTAAGCTATGGTTTACATTATGTCTACTGCGGCAATGTTCACCACAGCGATAGTGACAGCACTTACTGCCCAAACTGTCACCACAAAGTCATTGAGCGAGACTGGTATCAGTTAGGCGATTATCACTTAAATGCTCACGGCCATTGCCAACACTGTGGTTATCCCCTTGCCGGAGTATTTGCACCAACACCGGGAGATTTTGGTGCCAGACGCATTGCCGTTCGTTTGGCAGACAATTAA